The Verrucomicrobiota bacterium genome includes a region encoding these proteins:
- a CDS encoding alpha/beta hydrolase gives MKTRLFLSALAGIAMALQAEPQPPIPLWADGAPGALGKADQDIPTITPYPAPADKATGAAIVICPGGGYGGLAPHEGADYALFLNQQGITGFVLKYRLGSKGYHHPAMLQDVQRAIRTVRARAGEWKLDPKRVGVMGSSAGGHLASTSATHFDAGKPDAADVIERQSCRPDLAILCYAVISMGTNGHTGSRNNLLGKDQSPELIQFLSNELQVTRETPPCFIWSTWEDKTVKVENSLEFANALQRNGVPFDLHVYHMNDPKKGRHGIGLADKPPFENAHAWARNLVDWLKMREFIR, from the coding sequence ATGAAAACACGATTATTTCTTTCGGCACTGGCGGGCATCGCCATGGCGTTGCAGGCGGAACCGCAACCACCCATTCCGCTTTGGGCTGACGGTGCCCCGGGGGCGCTCGGCAAAGCGGATCAGGATATTCCCACGATTACGCCGTATCCGGCCCCGGCGGATAAAGCCACGGGCGCGGCGATTGTGATTTGTCCCGGGGGTGGTTACGGCGGCTTGGCGCCGCATGAGGGAGCGGATTACGCGCTGTTTTTGAATCAGCAGGGTATCACGGGTTTCGTTTTAAAATATCGGCTTGGTTCCAAAGGCTATCACCATCCGGCCATGCTTCAGGATGTGCAGCGCGCCATTCGCACGGTTCGCGCCCGGGCTGGGGAGTGGAAATTGGACCCCAAACGCGTCGGGGTGATGGGCAGCAGCGCGGGCGGGCATTTGGCCTCCACGTCAGCCACTCATTTCGATGCTGGCAAGCCGGATGCCGCAGATGTCATCGAACGCCAAAGTTGTCGCCCCGACCTGGCCATCCTGTGTTACGCCGTGATCAGCATGGGCACGAACGGCCACACTGGTTCGCGCAATAACCTGCTGGGCAAAGACCAGAGTCCAGAACTCATCCAGTTTCTATCCAACGAATTGCAGGTTACCCGGGAAACCCCGCCCTGTTTTATCTGGTCCACATGGGAGGACAAAACGGTAAAAGTGGAAAACTCCCTGGAATTTGCCAATGCATTGCAACGCAACGGCGTGCCCTTTGATCTGCATGTCTATCATATGAACGACCCCAAAAAGGGACGGCACGGCATTGGACTTGCGGATAAACCGCCCTTTGAAAACGCGCATGCCTGGGCCCGTAACCTGGTGGATTGGCTGAAAATGCGTGAATTTATCCGATAG
- the glgB gene encoding 1,4-alpha-glucan branching protein GlgB: MSCYPTMILTDAELQSLVRVLHRSPHQLLGMHPLGDGTGLVVRAFYPGALKIEAVPTHEKERPRITLTKVHEAGLFEGVTEAAQRVYAYDLVITDQRGDLRRTRDPYSFLPTLGEVDLYLFNQGNEHRIYEKLGAQLRVIDGVPGTAFATWAPNAKRVSVVGDFNQWDGRRHPMRLLGLSGVWEIFIPGVGAGAHYKFEINDAQGAIVLKTDPYGFFFETAPKNAAIVWDTRKFKWTDDAWLKRRREQDPLRSPHSIYEMHLGSWRKKSAHESYSYRELAGPLIEYLRQMSFTHVQFLPPAEHAYYPSWGYQVTGFYASTSRFGTPDDFQYLVNALHEAGIGVLVDWVPAHFPRDEWALARFDGTALYEHEDPRQGAHQDWGTLIFNFDRHEVRNFLAANALFWCDRFHVDGLRVDAVASMLYLDYSRKQGEWVPNKFGGRENLEAIEFLKHFNHLVHVQHPGVVTIAEESTAWPLVTRPPYLGGLGFSFKWNMGWMHDTLRYFKRDPIYRKFHQNDLTFAMLYHHNENFILPLSHDEVVHGKRSLLGRMPGDDAQRFANLRALLAYQWAFPGKQLLFMGGEIGQSGEWNENAELQWWLLEQGPYHRGLQRFVAELNKLYLNEPALWQADYDLAGFFWVDCTDGEHSILSFVRQTADGAQQILVALNLTPVPQHGYRVGVPQGGFWKEVLNSDAGAYGGGNLDNLGGVTADNYQVQNQPFSVMLTLPPLSAIMLKREHP; the protein is encoded by the coding sequence ATGTCATGCTATCCCACCATGATACTGACCGACGCTGAGTTGCAGAGTCTGGTGCGGGTGCTTCACCGTTCACCGCATCAATTACTGGGTATGCATCCGCTGGGTGACGGCACCGGGCTGGTCGTGCGCGCCTTCTACCCCGGCGCGCTGAAAATCGAAGCCGTCCCGACCCATGAAAAGGAGCGACCGCGCATCACCCTGACAAAGGTGCATGAGGCTGGGTTATTCGAGGGGGTAACCGAGGCCGCACAACGTGTCTACGCGTATGACTTGGTGATCACCGACCAACGCGGCGACCTGCGCCGCACCCGCGATCCGTATTCATTTCTACCCACCCTGGGTGAAGTGGATCTCTACCTGTTCAACCAGGGCAATGAACACCGAATCTACGAAAAGCTCGGGGCCCAACTGCGTGTCATTGACGGGGTGCCGGGCACCGCGTTCGCCACTTGGGCACCCAACGCCAAACGGGTCAGCGTCGTCGGCGACTTCAATCAATGGGATGGCCGCCGCCATCCCATGCGCCTGCTGGGCCTTTCCGGCGTCTGGGAAATTTTCATTCCCGGCGTGGGCGCGGGCGCGCATTATAAATTTGAGATTAACGACGCCCAAGGGGCCATCGTCCTGAAGACCGATCCCTACGGATTCTTCTTTGAGACGGCGCCCAAGAACGCGGCGATTGTCTGGGACACCCGCAAGTTCAAGTGGACCGACGACGCATGGCTGAAACGCCGGCGCGAGCAAGACCCGCTGCGTTCACCGCATAGCATTTACGAAATGCACCTAGGCTCCTGGCGCAAAAAATCGGCACATGAATCGTATTCCTATCGCGAACTGGCCGGGCCGTTGATTGAGTACCTGCGCCAGATGTCGTTCACCCACGTCCAATTCCTGCCGCCCGCCGAACATGCGTACTACCCCTCCTGGGGGTACCAGGTCACCGGTTTCTACGCCTCCACCAGCCGTTTTGGCACGCCAGACGACTTCCAATACCTCGTCAACGCGCTGCACGAAGCCGGCATCGGCGTCCTGGTGGACTGGGTGCCCGCCCATTTCCCGCGCGATGAGTGGGCACTCGCCCGCTTCGACGGCACCGCGCTCTACGAACACGAAGACCCCCGCCAAGGCGCGCATCAGGACTGGGGTACGCTGATTTTCAACTTTGACCGCCACGAGGTTCGCAATTTCCTGGCGGCCAACGCGCTCTTCTGGTGTGACCGTTTCCATGTGGACGGCTTGCGCGTGGACGCCGTCGCCTCGATGCTTTACCTGGATTACTCCCGTAAACAAGGGGAGTGGGTGCCCAACAAATTCGGCGGGCGGGAAAACCTGGAAGCGATTGAATTTCTCAAGCATTTCAACCACTTGGTGCATGTGCAGCATCCCGGCGTCGTCACCATTGCCGAGGAATCCACCGCGTGGCCGCTGGTCACGCGCCCGCCGTACCTCGGCGGCCTGGGCTTCTCGTTCAAGTGGAACATGGGCTGGATGCACGATACGCTCCGCTACTTCAAGCGCGATCCCATCTACCGTAAGTTTCACCAGAACGATCTTACCTTCGCGATGCTGTATCATCACAACGAGAACTTCATCCTGCCGCTCTCGCATGATGAGGTGGTGCATGGTAAACGCTCGCTGCTGGGGCGCATGCCGGGCGACGACGCGCAACGGTTCGCCAACCTGCGCGCGCTCCTGGCCTACCAGTGGGCGTTCCCCGGCAAACAACTGCTGTTCATGGGCGGGGAAATCGGGCAGAGCGGTGAGTGGAACGAGAACGCGGAACTGCAATGGTGGCTTTTGGAGCAAGGCCCGTATCACCGCGGCCTGCAACGGTTCGTGGCCGAACTCAACAAGCTGTACCTGAACGAACCCGCGCTCTGGCAAGCCGATTATGACCTGGCCGGTTTCTTCTGGGTGGATTGCACGGATGGCGAACACAGCATCCTCTCGTTCGTGCGGCAGACCGCCGATGGCGCACAACAAATCCTGGTGGCGCTAAACCTCACCCCCGTGCCGCAGCACGGCTATCGCGTCGGCGTGCCACAGGGCGGCTTTTGGAAGGAAGTGCTGAATAGCGACGCCGGCGCCTACGGCGGCGGGAACCTGGACAACTTGGGCGGCGTCACCGCCGACAACTACCAGGTGCAGAACCAGCCGTTCTCCGTGATGCTCACCCTGCCCCCATTGAGCGCGATCATGCTGAAGCGCGAGCATCCTTAA
- a CDS encoding PAS domain S-box protein, with protein sequence MPPPLTHNEDARLEALHSYNILDTAPEENFDELTRLAAQLCETPIALISFADRDRVWFKSKVGLDYHEVPLHGSFCALAVNQRVLVVIEDAAAHPDFAQHPAVIGGPKFRFYAGAPLINREGYCLGTLCVLDYQPRQLSPARQDALRILSHQVMTQLDYQLMNHELAETVQDYHHTWEALSDSEAFYHSLVESLPQHLFRKDREGRFTYANQRFCHILGRPFDEIKGKTDFDFFPHELALKYQRDDLRVMETRETLDTIEANQVKEGKKYVHTIKTATLDANGNVVGIQGIFWDVTERKRTEEQLGLERDLMRTLLQNLPDRIYFKDVESRFLLCNDAMAARLGLKDPNEAIGKTDFDFHPREKAEEFFQDEQRIILTGQPLINKRERQLDLDGREIWALVTKVPIYNPGGGVRGLIGISHNITQLMAAEQKLREAEEKYRTIFERAVEGIFQTTPDGHFLSANPALARFYGYDSVEDLLAALTDIEHQLYVDASRRDEFIRLMREHGTVSAFESEVFRKDRSTIWISENARTVTDSQGNVLYYEGSVEEITVRKQAEFERERARQAALESANAKAQFLANVSHEIRTPMNGVISMTGLLLKTRLDGEQREYADTIRNSASTLLELINNLLDFSKVEAGKLELEKIPFNIRDSVESTVDLVAERAQAKNLELVWQVEDQVPEFVTGDPGRIRQILLNLVANAVKFTDRGEVCVHLSQQARQADQVLLRFAVTDTGIGISPEVRPRIFQSFVQADGSTTRRYGGTGLGLSICKQLVELMGGHIDLESTPGQGSVFWFTILLEVTPAEQIPARLTPNPQPLEGMQALVVDDHPTSRRVLEQILHRWHLGVEFATNQSETIQRLAERKAAGKSFDFIILDSRLGDTTGLALARHLKAGALAGSAKIILLEIMGRHHEWELLESGEIRAWLFKPVKPLRLLECLVGLAAGRLERWHPTNEGSLTLSETMTRNIRVLLAEDNPVNQKVGLRLLQKIGLHADVVANGFEVLEALTRIPYDIIFLDCHMPEMDGYTAAQEIQKLWRDPGSAPPLKSKPFIIALTANVLPGERERCLASGMDDYLSKPLEPGELIAALGRAGLSLASPAPAPVAGTTPADHQGLLDQAVLDKLRALRQPGETDPMAELIDLFLHDMPRHMKQMQAALANQDAKAMKLAAHSLKGSARNMGVLRLAQTCDLLEQQSREGNLANASQLLTQIQAEYAEAEQALLAEKGK encoded by the coding sequence ATGCCCCCCCCCCTGACACATAATGAAGATGCCCGGCTGGAGGCCTTGCACAGTTACAATATTCTGGATACGGCCCCCGAGGAAAATTTTGACGAGTTGACGCGGCTGGCGGCGCAACTCTGCGAAACCCCGATCGCGCTCATCTCCTTTGCCGACCGGGATCGCGTCTGGTTCAAATCGAAAGTCGGCCTGGACTACCACGAAGTGCCGCTGCATGGCTCCTTCTGCGCCCTGGCCGTGAACCAGCGCGTGCTGGTGGTCATTGAGGACGCCGCCGCCCATCCGGATTTTGCGCAGCATCCGGCCGTGATTGGCGGGCCCAAATTTCGGTTTTACGCCGGGGCGCCGCTGATCAACCGTGAGGGATATTGCCTGGGCACCTTGTGCGTGCTGGATTATCAGCCGCGCCAACTGAGTCCCGCCCGCCAGGACGCGTTGCGCATTCTGAGCCACCAGGTGATGACCCAACTGGATTACCAACTCATGAATCATGAGCTGGCTGAAACCGTTCAGGATTATCATCATACCTGGGAGGCCCTCTCGGACTCCGAAGCATTTTATCACTCGCTGGTTGAAAGCCTGCCGCAGCATCTCTTCCGCAAAGACCGCGAGGGCCGCTTCACCTACGCCAACCAGCGCTTCTGCCACATCCTCGGACGCCCGTTTGATGAAATCAAAGGCAAGACGGATTTTGATTTCTTCCCCCACGAATTGGCCCTCAAGTATCAGCGGGATGATCTGCGCGTGATGGAGACCCGCGAAACCCTCGACACCATCGAGGCCAACCAGGTCAAAGAGGGGAAAAAATACGTCCACACCATCAAGACGGCCACCCTGGACGCCAACGGGAATGTCGTCGGCATCCAGGGCATCTTTTGGGACGTCACCGAACGCAAGCGCACCGAGGAACAGCTCGGGCTGGAACGCGACTTGATGCGCACGCTGCTCCAAAACCTGCCGGATCGGATTTACTTCAAGGACGTGGAATCCCGATTCCTGCTGTGCAATGACGCCATGGCCGCACGCCTGGGGCTGAAGGATCCCAATGAAGCCATCGGCAAAACCGATTTCGACTTTCACCCACGGGAAAAAGCCGAGGAGTTCTTCCAGGATGAACAGCGCATCATCCTCACCGGCCAGCCGCTGATCAACAAGCGGGAACGTCAGTTGGACCTCGACGGCCGGGAGATCTGGGCGCTGGTCACCAAGGTCCCCATCTACAACCCCGGCGGCGGCGTGCGCGGTCTGATCGGCATCTCCCACAACATCACCCAATTGATGGCGGCGGAGCAAAAATTGCGCGAGGCCGAGGAAAAATATCGCACGATCTTTGAGCGCGCCGTCGAGGGTATTTTCCAGACGACCCCGGATGGCCACTTCCTCAGCGCGAACCCCGCCCTGGCGCGCTTCTATGGCTATGACTCGGTCGAGGATTTGCTGGCCGCCCTGACCGACATCGAACATCAGCTCTATGTGGATGCCAGCCGCCGCGATGAATTTATCCGGCTCATGCGCGAACACGGCACCGTCAGCGCGTTTGAATCCGAGGTGTTCCGCAAAGACCGCAGCACCATCTGGATTTCGGAAAACGCGCGGACCGTCACCGATTCGCAGGGTAACGTCCTGTACTATGAAGGGTCGGTCGAGGAAATCACCGTTCGCAAGCAGGCCGAGTTCGAGCGGGAACGCGCCCGGCAGGCCGCGTTGGAATCCGCCAATGCCAAGGCCCAGTTTCTCGCCAACGTCAGCCACGAAATCCGCACCCCGATGAACGGGGTCATCAGCATGACCGGGCTGCTGCTGAAGACGCGCCTGGATGGCGAACAACGCGAATACGCCGACACCATTCGCAACAGCGCCAGCACCCTGCTGGAACTGATCAATAATCTCCTGGATTTCTCCAAGGTCGAGGCGGGCAAACTCGAACTTGAAAAAATCCCCTTCAATATTCGGGACAGCGTGGAATCCACCGTTGACTTGGTGGCCGAGCGCGCCCAGGCCAAGAACCTGGAATTAGTCTGGCAGGTGGAGGACCAAGTGCCGGAGTTCGTCACCGGCGACCCGGGCCGCATCCGCCAAATCTTGCTCAATCTCGTGGCCAACGCGGTAAAATTCACCGACCGGGGCGAGGTCTGTGTCCACCTCTCGCAACAGGCGCGGCAGGCCGACCAGGTTCTGCTACGGTTCGCGGTTACGGACACCGGCATTGGCATTTCTCCGGAAGTGCGCCCGCGCATCTTCCAATCGTTTGTCCAAGCCGACGGCTCGACCACCCGCCGCTACGGCGGCACCGGCCTGGGGTTGTCCATCTGCAAGCAACTGGTTGAACTCATGGGCGGTCATATTGACCTGGAAAGCACGCCGGGGCAGGGCTCCGTCTTTTGGTTCACCATCCTGTTGGAGGTCACCCCGGCGGAGCAAATTCCGGCCCGGCTGACCCCCAATCCCCAACCGCTGGAAGGGATGCAGGCGCTGGTGGTGGACGACCACCCCACCAGTCGGCGCGTGTTGGAACAGATTCTTCACCGCTGGCATTTGGGGGTGGAATTTGCCACCAACCAGTCCGAGACCATTCAACGGTTGGCCGAGCGCAAAGCCGCCGGTAAATCGTTCGATTTTATCATTCTGGATTCCCGGCTGGGCGACACCACCGGGCTGGCCCTGGCCCGCCACCTGAAAGCGGGCGCCCTGGCCGGTTCCGCCAAAATCATCCTGCTGGAAATCATGGGGCGGCATCATGAATGGGAACTGCTGGAAAGCGGCGAGATCCGCGCCTGGCTGTTCAAACCGGTGAAACCCCTGCGCCTGCTTGAATGCCTCGTCGGGCTGGCCGCTGGCAGGCTGGAACGCTGGCATCCCACCAATGAGGGCAGTCTGACCCTCTCGGAAACCATGACGCGCAATATCCGGGTGCTTCTGGCCGAGGATAACCCGGTGAATCAAAAAGTCGGGCTCCGCCTGCTTCAAAAAATCGGCCTCCATGCCGATGTCGTCGCCAACGGGTTTGAAGTGCTCGAGGCGCTCACCCGCATCCCCTATGACATTATCTTCCTGGATTGTCACATGCCCGAAATGGATGGGTATACGGCCGCTCAGGAAATTCAAAAACTCTGGCGCGACCCCGGCAGCGCGCCGCCACTCAAGTCCAAGCCGTTTATCATCGCCCTCACCGCCAACGTGCTGCCCGGCGAGCGCGAGCGCTGCCTTGCCTCGGGCATGGATGATTACCTCAGCAAACCGCTCGAACCCGGGGAATTGATCGCCGCTTTGGGCCGCGCCGGGCTGAGCCTCGCTTCGCCCGCGCCCGCACCGGTGGCGGGCACCACGCCGGCCGACCACCAAGGGCTGCTGGATCAGGCGGTATTGGATAAATTGCGCGCCCTGCGACAACCCGGCGAGACCGACCCAATGGCCGAATTGATTGACCTGTTCCTGCACGATATGCCGCGGCACATGAAGCAAATGCAGGCGGCCCTGGCCAACCAGGACGCCAAAGCCATGAAACTCGCCGCCCACAGCTTGAAAGGCAGCGCCCGCAACATGGGCGTGCTGCGCCTGGCTCAAACCTGCGACCTGCTCGAGCAGCAATCCCGGGAGGGCAATCTCGCCAACGCCTCGCAACTCCTCACCCAAATCCAGGCCGAATACGCCGAAGCCGAACAGGCGCTGCTGGCGGAAAAGGGGAAGTGA
- a CDS encoding tetratricopeptide repeat protein: MLGSSFFSNCSEKFGVRLILAALIVSVFLLYSPVWYFDFVNYDDPDYVTQNPWVQAGLTVRSIAWAFGSLHGEQTYWHPLTWLSHMLDCQLFGLNAGAHHLVNVLFHALNVGLLFLVLKRLTGAVWRSAIVAALFALHPLQVDTVAWITERKNLLTTLFGLLTLWAYASYVEKPSLKRYLPLLLWFALCLMCKPALAPLPCALLLLDYWPLGRWGGNSAIRNPQSAFDGSAFSGCLARLILEKVPLLALSVGISVMTMLAHETVCRPNAEMALTPLLRAENAFVSYAAYVRKLCWPFDLAAFYPHPGAWPMSLVLGSSIFLLVLTGLALWLHKQLPSLAVGWFWFLGLLVPAIGLIQVGAQAMADRFVYLPLVGLFIALTWLIADLLAKVRCPIWARALPAVLACLAFGFTSARQLHHWQNSITLWERVMATIKNNGHRHSDWIAYSGYGCALMANGQFEAAKRQLQIALDISPESFSVLYNMGCVLESQGDLSGAAEYYKKAVAQRSGISKMHKSLVNLYMRTGRLDAAIAANLQAIKSLPPDDLLHLFHAQLLMATRDYSGAISHYQEALKLNPDSTPAQNDLAWLLATAPQPNLRNGAEAVRLAEAAAQATGYRQILIVGTLAAAYAEAGQFPKAVATAEKAIAMAQAQGQTALVETNRRLLQEYRQNRPHRQSPE; this comes from the coding sequence ATGTTGGGTTCCTCATTTTTCTCAAATTGTTCTGAAAAATTCGGTGTCCGGCTCATTCTGGCCGCCCTCATCGTTTCAGTTTTCCTCCTCTATTCCCCGGTCTGGTACTTCGACTTCGTCAATTACGATGATCCGGATTATGTCACTCAAAACCCATGGGTTCAGGCCGGACTGACCGTCCGGAGTATCGCCTGGGCCTTCGGCAGCCTGCATGGTGAACAAACCTACTGGCATCCCCTCACCTGGCTCTCGCACATGCTCGATTGCCAACTCTTTGGTTTAAACGCAGGCGCGCATCACCTCGTTAATGTATTATTCCACGCCCTTAACGTCGGTCTGCTTTTCCTGGTGCTCAAGCGCCTCACCGGCGCGGTATGGCGCAGCGCCATCGTCGCCGCCCTCTTCGCCCTGCATCCCTTGCAGGTGGATACCGTCGCCTGGATCACGGAGCGCAAAAACCTGCTCACCACCCTGTTCGGCTTGCTCACGCTCTGGGCCTATGCCAGCTACGTGGAAAAACCCTCGCTGAAACGTTACCTGCCCCTCCTCCTCTGGTTCGCCCTCTGCCTGATGTGCAAGCCCGCCCTGGCTCCCCTCCCCTGCGCGCTGTTGCTGCTGGACTACTGGCCACTAGGGCGCTGGGGGGGAAATTCCGCAATCCGCAATCCGCAATCCGCATTCGATGGTTCCGCATTCAGTGGCTGCCTGGCCAGATTAATCCTGGAGAAAGTGCCCCTCTTGGCGCTGTCCGTAGGGATCAGTGTCATGACGATGCTCGCGCATGAAACCGTCTGCCGACCCAATGCGGAAATGGCCCTGACCCCGCTGCTCCGCGCGGAAAACGCCTTCGTTTCCTATGCCGCGTATGTGCGCAAGTTGTGCTGGCCATTTGACCTGGCCGCATTCTATCCGCACCCCGGTGCCTGGCCCATGAGCCTCGTTCTGGGCAGCAGCATCTTCCTGTTGGTACTCACGGGATTGGCCCTGTGGCTGCACAAGCAATTACCCAGCTTGGCCGTGGGTTGGTTCTGGTTCCTGGGCCTGTTGGTCCCCGCCATCGGCCTGATTCAGGTTGGCGCGCAGGCGATGGCGGATCGCTTCGTGTACCTGCCTCTGGTGGGATTATTCATCGCCCTTACCTGGCTCATCGCCGACCTGCTCGCAAAGGTTCGCTGCCCAATCTGGGCGCGGGCCCTGCCCGCCGTTCTGGCCTGTCTTGCCTTTGGTTTTACCTCCGCTCGCCAGCTACACCATTGGCAGAACAGTATTACGTTATGGGAACGCGTGATGGCTACCATCAAAAACAACGGTCATCGCCATAGTGACTGGATCGCCTATAGCGGATACGGCTGCGCGCTCATGGCCAATGGCCAGTTTGAAGCGGCCAAAAGGCAACTGCAGATTGCCTTGGATATTTCTCCCGAATCGTTTTCCGTCCTCTATAACATGGGTTGCGTTTTGGAAAGCCAGGGGGACTTGTCTGGCGCTGCCGAATATTACAAAAAGGCCGTTGCCCAGCGTTCGGGCATTTCAAAAATGCATAAATCCCTGGTCAACCTTTATATGCGGACCGGACGGCTTGACGCCGCCATCGCCGCCAATCTTCAGGCCATCAAAAGCCTGCCTCCCGATGACCTGCTGCACCTGTTCCACGCCCAGTTGCTGATGGCCACGCGCGATTACTCGGGGGCCATCTCCCACTACCAGGAAGCTCTCAAATTAAATCCCGACTCGACGCCCGCTCAAAACGACCTCGCCTGGTTGCTGGCCACCGCTCCCCAACCCAACCTCCGCAACGGTGCCGAGGCCGTCCGACTGGCCGAGGCCGCCGCCCAGGCAACGGGGTACCGGCAAATACTAATCGTGGGGACATTGGCCGCCGCGTATGCGGAAGCCGGGCAATTCCCAAAAGCGGTAGCCACCGCCGAAAAGGCGATCGCCATGGCCCAGGCCCAAGGGCAAACCGCCCTCGTGGAAACCAACCGTCGTCTGCTTCAAGAATATCGTCAAAATCGTCCGCATCGTCAGAGCCCGGAGTAA